In the genome of Raphanus sativus cultivar WK10039 chromosome 4, ASM80110v3, whole genome shotgun sequence, one region contains:
- the LOC108855074 gene encoding G-type lectin S-receptor-like serine/threonine-protein kinase SD3-1 — translation MLLLLRPLFLSLSLCLLRFAVSEIQLGSRLVVGENASWVSKNGDFALGFFNPPDLPNRFSIGIRFNSASIPSDDGRRQVVWVAGAGVSVSDNTSYFELTPDGDLVLFDSSLGVPVWTSKTNRFSVSSALLRDDGNLVLLRGGEEEEIVWESFDTPADTLLPNQKLKAFEMLRAASESSRSSYYSLHMEGSGRLELRWESNITFWSSGNEAEAAVKKKIGAVLTPEGALSLVEEQTKPVWSVFGEDHNDTATKFRFLRLDRDGNLRMYSFHEESGAWRPVWQAVENQCRVFATCGSQVCSFNGSGSASSPQCTCPYNTFASVSSAKCLTPYQKLSCKSGYSMVRFENTELYGIYPANDSVVSPVSSRRCKEMCSDDPDCTAVTYKNPQCLVKLTRYVSGYSDPSLSSVSYVKTCLDPLPVDPPSKKEAAVVTEKSRSVCLPCLISASSATFVLFLAFQVGVLVYMYRRKKKEDVKRAERFSKVRNNPKGVVVFSVDEIKEMTNDFEENIGLGMFKGVITSESENELVAVKEMEGTVTEERKFRSSAAKIGTMHHKNLAKLEGYCCERGKRFLVYEYAKNGSVLDHGESFVWRKRAETWLSVAKALYYLHSECREFVSHGSLSCGNILLGDEFEAKLILYGFGSCAADKDVEDFGKVVLALVTGRYDEEGGVVSEWVYREWSEGRGENVVDARLAGEFDVEEVERVLRICFWCVQVDERLRPSMGEVVKVLEGTLSVDPPPPPFVCVRSSSPTNSSGSGQSLYESVRE, via the coding sequence ATGCTTCTTCTTCTGCGACCTCTGTtcctgtctctctctctctgcctcCTCCGGTTCGCGGTTTCGGAGATTCAGCTCGGTTCTAGGCTCGTGGTTGGTGAAAACGCCTCGTGGGTATCTAAAAATGGAGACTTTGCGTTAGGGTTCTTTAACCCTCCTGATCTGCCTAACCGGTTTAGCATCGGTATCCGGTTTAACTCTGCATCGATCCCTTCTGATGATGGGAGGAGACAAGTGGTTTGGGTTGCTGGAGCAGGTGTTTCTGTCTCAGACAACACCTCTTACTTTGAGCTGACTCCTGATGGGGACTTGGTTCTGTTTGATTCTTCTTTGGGTGTACCGGTTTGGACCAGCAAGACCAACCGGTTCTCTGTTTCCTCTGCTTTGTTACGTGATGATGGTAACCTCGTGTTGTTGAGAGGTGGTGAGGAGGAGGAGATTGTTTGGGAGAGCTTTGATACACCTGCTGATACTCTGCTTCCGAACCAAAAGCTCAAGGCTTTTGAGATGCTTAGAGCTGCTAGCGAGAGTTCTAGGTCTAGCTATTACAGCCTTCACATGGAAGGTTCCGGGAGGTTAGAGCTTAGGTGGGAGAGTAACATCACTTTCTGGTCAAGCGGAAACGAAGCAGAAGCTGCCGTTAAGAAGAAGATTGGTGCTGTTCTTACTCCAGAGGGAGCTCTGTCTCTCGTGGAGGAACAAACTAAACCGGTTTGGTCTGTTTTTGGGGAAGATCATAACGACACTGCGACGAAGTTCCGGTTCCTCAGGCTCGACAGGGACGGTAACCTCAGGATGTACTCGTTCCACGAGGAGTCAGGAGCCTGGAGACCTGTCTGGCAAGCTGTGGAGAATCAATGCCGTGTCTTCGCCACCTGTGGATCGCAAGTTTGTTCCTTTAACGGCTCAGGCTCAGCATCATCCCCTCAGTGTACTTGTCCTTACAACACCTTCGCGTCGGTATCAAGCGCCAAGTGCTTGACTCCTTACCAGAAGCTGAGCTGCAAGTCAGGTTACAGCATGGTGAGATTCGAGAACACGGAGCTGTATGGGATTTATCCGGCTAATGACTCTGTTGTCTCTCCGGTTAGCTCTCGGAGATGCAAGGAGATGTGTTCGGATGATCCTGATTGCACTGCGGTGACTTACAAGAATCCTCAGTGTCTCGTGAAGCTGACTAGATACGTTAGTGGCTACTCTGATCCGTCTCTGAGCTCGGTGTCTTATGTTAAAACGTGTTTAGACCCATTGCCTGTTGATCCTCCTTCAAAGAAGGAAGCTGCTGTAGTAACGGAGAAGTCTCGCAGCGTCTGTCTTCCTTGTCTTATCAGCGCAAGTTCGGCTACGTTTGTTCTGTTTCTCGCTTTCCAGGTTGGTGTGCTTGTGTACATGTacaggaggaagaagaaggaagatgtGAAGAGAGCTGAACGGTTCTCTAAGGTGAGAAACAACCCCAAAGGAGTGGTTGTGTTCTCTGTTGATGAGATCAAGGAGATGACGAATGACTTCGAGGAGAACATAGGACTAGGGATGTTCAAGGGAGTTATTACGTCTGAGTCTGAGAATGAACTCGTTGCGGTTAAAGAAATGGAAGGGACGGTGACGGAGGAGAGGAAGTTTAGAAGCTCTGCGGCGAAGATAGGGACAATGCATCACAAGAACTTGGCAAAGCTTGAAGGCTATTGCTGCGAGCGAGGGAAGAGGTTTCTTGTTTATGAATACGCTAAGAACGGGTCTGTGCTTGACCACGGTGAGAGTTTCGTTTGGAGGAAGAGAGCAGAGACGTGGCTAAGCGTGGCGAAAGCTCTATACTATCTCCACTCGGAGTGCAGAGAGTTTGTTAGTCATGGGAGCTTGAGCTGTGGGAACATTCTCCTCGGTGATGAGTTTGAAGCTAAGTTGATATTATATGGATTTGGCTCGTGTGCTGCTGATAAGGACGTTGAGGATTTTGGGAAGGTGGTGTTAGCTTTGGTGACTGGTAGGTATGATGAGGAAGGAGGAGTGGTGAGTGAATGGGTGTATAGAGAGTGGAGTGAAGGGAGGGGAGAGAATGTTGTGGACGCAAGGTTAGCAGGTGAGTTTGATGTGGAGGAGGTTGAGAGGGTTTTGAGAATCTGTTTCTGGTGTGTTCAGGTTGATGAGCGGTTAAGACCATCTATGGGGGAAGTGGTTAAGGTTTTGGAAGGTACATTGTCTGTTGATCCACCGCCACCGCCTTTTGTCTGTGTAAGATCATCGTCGCCTACTAACTCATCAGGGTCTGGTCAGTCTTTGTATGAGTCTGTAAGAGAGTGA
- the LOC108848617 gene encoding uncharacterized protein LOC108848617 isoform X1 produces MKAPKMPLQIVHFNIACVVSQTSSLIMAIFQLQPKPMESFRFWNYEQLIVLANTNTDCPGAKANVFFSGDKGRSLAKEDGIVAGIPLAEMIFEEVDLSLKVEWMRKDGDYVHKGFLRQKKTASGLRLVDK; encoded by the exons ATGAAGGCACCTAAGATGCCCCTTCAAATCGTCCACTTTAATATTGCTTGCGTTGTTTCTCAAACAAGTTCCCTCATCATGGCAATTTTCCAGCTTCAACCGAAACCGATGGAGAGTTTCAGATTCTGGAATTATGAACAACTGATTGTACTGGCCAACACGAATACTGATTGTCCAG GTGCTAAAgctaatgtatttttttctggtGACAAAG GTAGAAGCTTGGCCAAGGAAGATGGGATTGTTGCTGGAATTCCTCTTGCTGAGATGATATTTGAAGAAGTTGATCTCTCTTTgaag GTTGAATGGATGCGCAAGGATGGAGATTATGTTCATAAAGGGttcttgagacaaaaaaaaactgcttCTGGTTTGAGATTAGTAGATAAATGA
- the LOC108848617 gene encoding uncharacterized protein LOC108848617 isoform X2, whose protein sequence is MKAPKMPLQIVHFNIACVVSQTSSLIMAIFQLQPKPMESFRFWNYEQLIVLANTNTDCPGRSLAKEDGIVAGIPLAEMIFEEVDLSLKVEWMRKDGDYVHKGFLRQKKTASGLRLVDK, encoded by the exons ATGAAGGCACCTAAGATGCCCCTTCAAATCGTCCACTTTAATATTGCTTGCGTTGTTTCTCAAACAAGTTCCCTCATCATGGCAATTTTCCAGCTTCAACCGAAACCGATGGAGAGTTTCAGATTCTGGAATTATGAACAACTGATTGTACTGGCCAACACGAATACTGATTGTCCAG GTAGAAGCTTGGCCAAGGAAGATGGGATTGTTGCTGGAATTCCTCTTGCTGAGATGATATTTGAAGAAGTTGATCTCTCTTTgaag GTTGAATGGATGCGCAAGGATGGAGATTATGTTCATAAAGGGttcttgagacaaaaaaaaactgcttCTGGTTTGAGATTAGTAGATAAATGA
- the LOC108837384 gene encoding zinc finger CCCH domain-containing protein 30, translated as MCCGSDQLNQNSSSEDTTTNAEMNHLRVETEDTFASLLELAANNDVEGVRLSIDRDPSCVDEPGLWYGRQKGSKTMVNDHRTPLMVAATYGSIDVIKLILSLTDVNRSCGSDQTTALHCAASGGAVNAVQVVKLLLAAGADLNLMDADGQRAGDVIVVPPKLEGVKLMLQELLSAATAERNLRVVTNARSRSHSPTEEEDGESSPFKMKSSMEFKKEYPVDPSLPDIKNSIYSTDEFRMYSFKVRPCSRAYSHDWTECPFVHPGENARRRDPRKFHYSCVPCPDFRKGACRRGDMCEFAHGVFECWLHPAQYRTRLCKDGTGCARRVCFFAHVPEELRPLYESTGSAVLSPRSNAADYAAALSLLPGSPSGGSVMSPLSPSSAGNGMSSMGWPQPNVPALQLPGSNLRSSRLRSSFNARDEMNMLAEYEQQQLLNEFNSSLSRSGRMKSLPPSNLEDLFSAESSSSPRFNDSALASAVFSPTHKSAVFNQFQQQQNQQSMLSPINTSYSSPKSVDHSLFSGGGGRMSPRNVVEPISPMSSRVSMLAQCVKQQQQQQQQQQQQFRSLRSRELRTNNTSPIVGSPVNNNNNNNSWSSQWGSSNGKPDWGMSSEALGKLSFDDVEPDVSWVQSLVKENPTEAKERAAAGTSSNTGQNTMQPTTTTSEMVMDHAGLEAWIEQMQLDQFVAQQN; from the coding sequence ATGTGCTGTGGATCAGACCAATTAAACCAGAACTCATCATCAGAAGATACCACCACCAACGCAGAGATGAATCACCTGAGAGTCGAAACAGAGGATACTTTCGCCAGCCTCCTCGAGCTAGCAGCCAACAACGACGTAGAAGGCGTGAGGCTATCAATCGACAGAGACCCTTCGTGCGTGGACGAGCCCGGTCTCTGGTACGGTCGCCAAAAGGGCTCCAAAACCATGGTCAACGATCACAGGACCCCCTTGATGGTCGCCGCTACTTACGGAAGCATCGACGTGATCAAGCTCATCCTCTCCTTAACCGACGTGAACCGCTCCTGCGGGAGCGATCAGACCACGGCCTTACACTGCGCCGCCTCAGGAGGAGCCGTGAACGCTGTCCAGGTTGTTAAGCTGCTTCTCGCGGCCGGAGCTGATTTGAATCTGATGGACGCCGATGGTCAGCGAGCCGGTGATGTGATTGTCGTCCCTCCTAAGCTTGAAGGTGTGAAGCTGATGCTTCAGGAGCTCCTCTCCGCGGCTACCGCGGAGAGGAACTTGAGGGTTGTGACGAATGCGAGGAGCAGGTCTCACTCTCCTACCGAAGAGGAGGATGGTGAGTCGTCTCCGTTTAAGATGAAGTCCTCTATGGAGTTCAAGAAAGAGTATCCAGTCGATCCTTCTTTACCTGACATCAAGAACAGTATCTACTCCACTGATGAGTTTAGGATGTACTCCTTCAAGGTCAGGCCCTGCTCGCGTGCCTACTCGCACGACTGGACGGAGTGTCCTTTCGTCCACCCGGGCGAGAACGCGAGGAGGAGAGATCCCAGAAAGTTCCACTACAGCTGCGTTCCCTGTCCGGATTTTCGGAAGGGAGCTTGCAGAAGAGGGGACATGTGCGAGTTCGCGCACGGCGTGTTCGAGTGCTGGCTCCATCCGGCTCAGTACCGTACCCGTCTCTGCAAAGACGGGACGGGCTGCGCCCGTCGCGTCTGTTTCTTTGCGCACGTCCCCGAGGAGCTTAGGCCGTTGTATGAGTCGACCGGTTCGGCTGTTCTTTCGCCTCGGTCCAATGCTGCTGACTACGCTGCGGCGTTGAGTCTCTTGCCTGGTTCGCCGTCTGGTGGCTCTGTTATGTCTCCGCTCTCGCCTTCCTCGGCGGGTAACGGGATGTCGTCGATGGGGTGGCCGCAGCCTAACGTTCCTGCTCTGCAGCTGCCTGGGAGCAACCTGCGGTCGAGCAGGCTGAGGTCTTCGTTCAACGCGAGGGATGAGATGAATATGTTGGCGGAGTATGAGCAGCAGCAGCTTCTCAATGAGTTCAACAGTTCGTTGAGCAGGTCTGGTCGGATGAAATCGCTGCCTCCTTCGAATCTTGAAGATCTTTTCTCGGCGGAGAGCTCTTCTTCTCCTCGGTTTAATGATTCGGCTTTGGCTTCTGCTGTGTTCTCTCCTACGCATAAGTCTGCTGTGTTCAATCAGTTCCAACAGCAGCAGAACCAGCAGAGTATGCTGTCTCCTATCAACACAAGCTACTCTTCGCCAAAGAGTGTGGATCACTCGCTGTTCTCAGGAGGAGGTGGGAGGATGTCTCCTCGGAACGTGGTTGAGCCTATTTCGCCGATGAGCTCTCGCGTGTCCATGTTGGCTCAATGCgtgaagcagcagcagcaacaacagcaacagcagcagcagcagttCCGTAGCCTTAGATCAAGGGAGCTTAGAACAAACAACACAAGCCCTATTGTTGGTTCACCGgttaacaacaacaacaacaacaactcgtGGTCATCTCAATGGGGTTCATCAAATGGTAAACCGGATTGGGGAATGAGCTCAGAGGCGCTTGGTAAGTTGTCGTTTGATGATGTTGAGCCTGATGTTTCTTGGGTTCAGTCACTGGTGAAGGAGAATCCAACAGAGGCCAAAGAGAGAGCAGCTGCAGGTACATCGTCTAACACTGGCCAAAACACAATGcagccaacaacaacaacctctGAAATGGTAATGGATCATGCTGGCCTTGAAGCTTGGATTGAGCAAATGCAGCTCGATCAGTTCGTAGCTCAGCAGAATTGA
- the LOC108838682 gene encoding mitogen-activated protein kinase kinase kinase 20-like, with protein MRRYRKKPKIDHNKPEMKFVKSLGKGTYGSVDLFSYTKHDGSTLYNAVKISDSKHHNSIDRELKVLSKLRGRPGIVQPCGNSLLQETDSNGEKVYKMAIEYAAGGNLTDFIRVNRRLSDPVIKDFTRMILQGLVSVHEHGYVHCDLKPENLLLFPRHDQDARFYSYEIKISDFGLTIKAGEESVCWETKSPFVGTPLYMSPESVRDGSAVEKPLDLWSLGCIVLEMCVGKHPWLGSSVDDVKSRLLCGKAPEIPETVACDAREFVEKCFARKAEERGSASELLLHPFLNGERKVDGGGGGVRRRVGLRVRKPPSRFEDIAKKIFSSKSSKFKRVSNKPLKMKILPARPLRSNFVPIQ; from the coding sequence ATGCGGCGTTACAGGAAGAAACCAAAGATTGATCACAACAAACCAGAGATGAAGTTCGTCAAGTCTCTAGGAAAGGGAACGTACGGCTCCGTCGATCTCTTCAGCTACACGAAACACGACGGCTCAACACTCTACAACGCCGTGAAGATCTCCGATTCCAAACACCACAACTCTATCGACAGAGAGCTTAAGGTTCTCTCGAAACTCAGAGGACGTCCTGGAATCGTGCAACCTTGCGGGAACTCTCTGCTTCAAGAAACCGATTCCAACGGAGAGAAAGTCTACAAGATGGCCATAGAGTACGCGGCTGGTGGTAACCTAACCGACTTCATCCGCGTAAACCGAAGATTATCGGATCCGGTTATCAAAGACTTCACTCGGATGATCCTGCAAGGATTGGTCTCGGTTCATGAACACGGTTACGTCCATTGCGATCTTAAACCGGAGAATCTCCTTCTTTTCCCGCGTCACGATCAAGACGCGCGGTTTTATTCGTACGAGATAAAGATTTCGGATTTTGGACTGACGATAAAGGCGGGAGAGGAGTCCGTTTGCTGGGAGACCAAGTCTCCGTTCGTCGGAACGCCGTTATACATGTCTCCGGAGTCGGTACGGGACGGTTCCGCCGTGGAGAAACCCCTAGACTTGTGGTCGTTAGGTTGTATAGTGTTGGAGATGTGTGTAGGTAAGCATCCGTGGTTAGGGTCCAGTGTTGATGATGTAAAGTCTCGTTTGTTGTGTGGGAAGGCGCCGGAGATTCCGGAGACTGTGGCGTGTGACGCAAGGGAGTTTGTGGAGAAGTGTTTCGCAAGAAAGGCTGAAGAGAGAGGAAGCGCTTCTGAGTTGTTGTTGCATCCGTTTTTGAACGGAGAGAGGAAGGTGGatggcggcggcggcggagtgAGGAGGCGGGTGGGGTTGAGGGTCAGAAAACCACCGTCGAGGTTTGAAGATATTGCAAAGAAGATTTTTTCTAGCAAGTCCTCGAAGTTTAAGAGAGTTTCGAATAAACCCCTAAAGATGAAGATTCTACCTGCTAGACCCCTAAGGTCTAATTTTGTTCCCATTCAGTAG
- the LOC108851017 gene encoding uncharacterized protein LOC108851017, with translation MEDEKKSLRLRDKHILSFPFDTKLPQCVNTTCLSRPPKVTIVDRGVSASVFVDNAAYRTFLRSKFNATAIDMESAAVALICHQQALPFVVIRSLSNLAGGGSDVSNEADLFGSLAAQNSVDVLMKFVGLLPTHKSKD, from the exons ATGGAAGATGAGAAAAAGAGTCTTAGATTGAGGGACAAGCATATCTTGTCCTTTCCTTTT GACACGAAACTACCACAATGCGTGAATACTACGTGTCTCTCTCGGCCACCGAAGGTAACCATCGTTGACCGTGGGGTGAGTGCAAGTGTCTTCGTCGACAACGCCGCTTACCGGACTTTCCTACGCTCCAAATTCAACGCCACCGCGATTGATATGGAAAGCGCCGCCGTTGCTCTTATCTGCCACCAGCAAGCCCTCCCTTTCGTCGTCATCCGTTCCCTATCCAATCTTGCTGGCGGTGGTTCCGACGTTTCCAACGAGGCCGACTTGTTTGGTAGCCTCGCCGCGCAAAACTCGGTCGATGTTCTCATGAAGTTCGTTGGTTTGTTACCTACACACAAAAGCAAAGACTAA